Sequence from the Candidatus Sulfotelmatobacter sp. genome:
GCGCCACCACTTCGCTCTCGGTGGCGTTCTCGAACGGCGCGGCGCGCGTGCTCCCGGCCGGCACCGTCGCGGAAGGATTCCGGCTCCGCGACCAGCATCCGGGCGCGCTGCTGTGCGGCGAGCGAGAAGGAAAGAAAGTGCCCGGCTTCGATCTCGGCAACTCGCCGTTCGAGTACTCGCGCGAGGTCGTCGCGGGCAGGACTCTGCTGTTCGCTTCCACCAACGGTTCGCAGGCGCTGCGCCATGCGGTGGGCGCCGATCGCCGCCTGCTCGCCGCGTTCGTCAACGTGACCGCGACCGCCGAGCGGCTGGCGAACGCGGAAGAAGTGTGGCTGGTGGCGGCCGGCAAGCTGGGGCGCTTTGCGCTCGAAGACGCGGCATGCGCGGGCTGGCTGATGCGTTCGCTGCGAGCGCGCGGATTCGACGCCGCCGGTCCCGGGGCGCGAATCGCGGAGGCGCTGGCGCCGCCGGATGCGGCCGCGGTGCGCGCGCTGCTCGAAGGTTGCTCGCACGGCCGTTACCTGCGCTCCCTTGGCGCCGGTTTCGCCCGCGACGTGGAATTCTGCGCCCGGGTGGACGCGATCGGCTCGGCGTTCGAGGTGTAGCGACCGCCTAGCGCTGCTGCGCCTGCCAGAGCATGACGGCGCCTGCGCCGCCGAACACCAGATTCCCCGACCACGCCGCCAGGTAGGGGGGCAGCGCACCGTTGTGCCCGAACGCCTGGCCCATCCGCACGAAGGCGTAGTAGGCGATCGCGATCGCGATCGACAGGCCGAAGCCGAGCGCGGTGCTCTGCGAGCGCAGGCGGGTCGCGACCGAGGCGCCGATCATGATCACGATCAGGTTGACCAGCGGCAGGGCCAGCTTGAGGTGCAGATCGACGAGATGGCCGGCCACGCGCGCCCCGCTCGCGCGGAGACGCTCGACGTAGTTGCGCAGCTCAGCGTAGCTCATCTCGTCGGGATTGCGGGTTTCGCGGGCGAAATCCTCGGGCCGCTCGCGAATCCCGCCCACCGTCATGCGATCGAAGGGGCGTGCCTGCTCCTGCCCGCCCACGAAGGTGCGCACCACGCCCGAGCTGAAGGTCCAGCCGCTGCCGTTCCAGCTCGCCTCGTCGGCGTCGATGCGGCGCACCAGCGCGCCGTTGTGGAATTCCTGCAGCGAGACCTCGTGCATGCGGCGCTCCTTGATCAGGTAGAGCCGCATGATGTAGATCCGCCCGCCCTCGCCGAGATAGGTGACGTCGGCGCGCTCGGTCGGCTGCTCGGTGCGAACGCGCTCGATCTGCTCGTGGAGCACCTCGTCACGCACCCGGTTCGCGCCCGGCACGATCAGCTCGTCGATCAGGAACGCCCCGAGCGTCACCAGCACCGACAGCGCCATGATCGGGCGCAGGATGCGGAGCAGCGAGAGGCCGGCGGCGCGCATCGCGGCCAGCTCGCCGAACTTGTTCAGCTGGCCGAGCGCGAGAAAGGTGGCCAGTAGCATCGCAATCGGCAGGATCTGGACGATGGTCTGCGGGGCCTGGAGCAGCAGGTAGCGCGCCACGGTCTGGGGCGGCGCGTGCTGGTCGAGGAAGACGTCGATGCGCTGGAACAGCTCGACCACCAGCAGGATGACCACGAAGCCGGTGACGCCGAGCGCCAGATAACCGGAGAATTCGCGCAGCAGGTAGCGATCGAGAATCTTCACGCCGCGGCGCTCCGGGGCGCCAGCCGGGCCCGCGGCTGCGCCGACGATCGCATCGTCGGCCACGGCAGATCGCAGGCCTTCCAGGTGGCGATGATTCCCCAGAGTCCGAGCACCAGATTCGGAAGCCACATCGACAGCCACGGCGCGATCAGCAGCCGGTCCGCCAGCTCTTCGCCGCCAACCAGACACATGTAATAGAACAGGAACAGCGGCACCGACAGGAACGCGACCGCCGGACCGGTGCGCCGCACCCTCATGCCGAGCGGCGCGCCGAGCAGCACGAACACC
This genomic interval carries:
- a CDS encoding LptF/LptG family permease, with amino-acid sequence MKILDRYLLREFSGYLALGVTGFVVILLVVELFQRIDVFLDQHAPPQTVARYLLLQAPQTIVQILPIAMLLATFLALGQLNKFGELAAMRAAGLSLLRILRPIMALSVLVTLGAFLIDELIVPGANRVRDEVLHEQIERVRTEQPTERADVTYLGEGGRIYIMRLYLIKERRMHEVSLQEFHNGALVRRIDADEASWNGSGWTFSSGVVRTFVGGQEQARPFDRMTVGGIRERPEDFARETRNPDEMSYAELRNYVERLRASGARVAGHLVDLHLKLALPLVNLIVIMIGASVATRLRSQSTALGFGLSIAIAIAYYAFVRMGQAFGHNGALPPYLAAWSGNLVFGGAGAVMLWQAQQR
- a CDS encoding 2-phosphosulfolactate phosphatase translates to MKRVRVVLAAPAAADVEARRDSRDYLHLPLERSVGAVAPGPAPGRGAVAVAIDVLRATTSLSVAFSNGAARVLPAGTVAEGFRLRDQHPGALLCGEREGKKVPGFDLGNSPFEYSREVVAGRTLLFASTNGSQALRHAVGADRRLLAAFVNVTATAERLANAEEVWLVAAGKLGRFALEDAACAGWLMRSLRARGFDAAGPGARIAEALAPPDAAAVRALLEGCSHGRYLRSLGAGFARDVEFCARVDAIGSAFEV